A single region of the Alosa alosa isolate M-15738 ecotype Scorff River chromosome 6, AALO_Geno_1.1, whole genome shotgun sequence genome encodes:
- the LOC125296173 gene encoding cytochrome P450 3A24-like — MLPSFSVETWSLLVLFVTLLLIYGTWPYGYFKNLGIPGPRPWPFLGSLGAMMTQGFIKFDEECFQKYGKMWGIFEGRSPMLLVLDTGVIKTIMVKECHTAFTNRRKDTTGVGLFTDAISFAEDEKWKRIRNSLSPTFTSGRMKEIFPIARRYADSLIEYMKKQNLKESINIKDLFGLYNMDVLTSTSFSVETDSINNPNDPFIANVKKLMNFNPFNPAFLIGILFPSLVPLLNKLGLSLFSPALIDYFSSSIKKIKEQHQPNENRRADFLQLMMHSQISNEEAEESSKDLPVKGLTENEILSQSFIFIIAGYETMSTTLTSVAYHIATNPDVLSKVVEEIDSVFPNNAPVTYEKVMNLEYLDMVICECLRVWAPAPRLERMCKQTVVINGVTIPKGTLVAVPVSLLHYDPELWTSPEAFNPERFSKENKESIDPYAYLPFGIGPRNCIGMRFALMSMKLIIVQLLQNFSLETCKETVIPMELDLLYRPKKPIMLKFVPRSDFSAKE, encoded by the exons atgctgccTTCATTCTCAGTGGAAACTTGGAGTCTCCtagttttatttgttacacTCTTACTAAT TTATGGAACCTGGCCTTATGGATATTTCAAAAACCTGGGTATTCCTGGACCTCGACCGTGGCCATTCCTGGGGTCCTTGGGAGCAATGATGACACAA GGATTTATCAAATTTGATGAAGAGTGTTTCCAAAAATATGGAAAAATGTGGGG GATTTTTGAGGGCAGAAGTCCAATGTTGTTGGTGTTGGACACTGGGGTCATAAAGACGATTATGGTCAAGGAGTGTCACACTGCCTTCACCAACAGAAGG AAAGACACAACTGGAGTAGGCCTATTCACGGATGCAATAAGTTTTGCTGAGGACGAGAAGTGGAAGAGAATCCGGAACTCCCTCTCTCCAACTTTCACAAGTGGACGAATGAAAGAG ATCTTTCCCATAGCTAGAAGATATGCAGACAGTTTAATAGAATatatgaaaaaacaaaacttaAAGGAGTCAATTAACATAAAAGA CTTGTTTGGTTTATACAATATGGATGTTCTGACTAGTACTTCATTCAGTGTGGAGACTGATTCCATCAACAACCCAAATGATCCATTTATTGCCAATGTAAAGAAATTGATGAATTTCAATCCTTTCAATCCAGCCTTTCTCATTGGAA TTTTGTTTCCTTCACTGGTTCCTCTTTTGAACAAATTAGGCCTAAGCCTGTTTTCACCAGCTCTCATTGATTATTTCTCCAGTTCTATTAAGAAGATTAAAGAGCAGCAccaacccaatgaaaat AGGAGAGCAGACTTCCTGCAACTCATGATGCACTCTCAAATCTCAAATGAGGAAGCTGAGGAAAGCAGCAAAGATCTACCTGTTAAAG GACTGACAGAAAATGAAATCCTCTCCCAGTCATTCATATTCATCATCGCTGGATACGAAACAATGAGCACCACTCTCACTTCTGTTGCCTACCATATTGCAACGAATCCAGATGTTCTTAGCAAGGTTGTGGAGGAGATTGACTCAGTGTTTCCAAACAAT GCACCTGTCACGTATGAAAAAGTGATGAATTTGGAGTATCTGGACATGGTCATCTGTGAGTGCTTGCGAGTTTGGGCACCTGCTCCACGTCTAGAGAGGATGTGCAAACAGACAGTGGTGATAAATGGAGTCACAATCCCTAAAGGCACTCTCGTTGCTGTTCCTGTGTCTTTATTACACTATGACCCAGAGCTGTGGACGTCCCCTGAGGCTTTCAACCCAGAAAG GTTCAGCAAAGAGAATAAGGAGAGCATTGATCCATATGCTTACCTTCCCTTTGGGATTGGACCTCGCAATTGCATTGGGATGAGATTTGCTCTTATGTCGATGAAATTGATTATTGTACAGCTGCTCCAAAACTTCAGCCTGGAGACATGCAAAGAGACTGTG ATACCAATGGAACTTGATTTGCTTTATCGGCCAAAAAAGCCTATAATGCTAAAGTTTGTACCAAGATCTGATTTCAGTGCTAAAGAATGA